The DNA region ACCGGGGATAGCTGCACTCGCTTGGCCATTAAGCTCATGACCAATctggccctggggagaggggcCTTCCTGGCTTGGGACACGGTATGTAGGATCTGGACACGGGGTGCCCCTCCCCACACTTATCCCTTGGCTTCCTGCGCAGGATCATTTGTTGATCCTGGGGACTCCCACATGGAAGAGGGTCCTGGGACCTACCTGCAGGCGGGGGTCAGCCTGACTGCACCCACCCTTAGGGCTTCTCGGACGAGCGGCATGGGGATGTGGTGGTGGTGCGCCCCATGCGGGACCACACGCTGAAGGAGGTTGCCTTCTACAACCGCCTGTTTGCTGTCCCCTCTGTCTTCACACCAGCCATTGACACTAAGGTGGGCCCACCAGGTTAGCTGCAGGGGTGGGAGTGGCCTCCTCTGGGCTGACACTGAGGTCCTAGTGGCCCCTTGGGGCCTCAGTACTTGCCACCTGCCTCTGGTAGTGCCAATAGTAGGGTCCTCTGGGCACACCTGCTCCTTGGAGGGGTAACTGGTACCCTGTCCTGTCTCTGAGGGGAATGATGGGGTGGCCCTTTGGAAGTGGGTTCTGTGCTGCTTTCCCCAGAAAGGGTAGACCCAAGGGCTGGCTGTGTGGAGCCACTCCAGGGGACCTTGATCTGTACTAGGGCCCTCCCTTAGCCCTATCCAATTTTCCTAGGCCCCCGAAAAGGCCAGCATCCACCGGCTGATGGAGGCCTTCATCCTGAGGCTGCAGACCCAGTTCCCCTCCACCATCAGCACTGTGTACAGGTAGGTGTGAAGGGGCACTCTGCCTGGGAGGGCGCAGAGCCCCTGGCCAGGGCCCCCGTGGGACTACTCGCTGCCCTCTCGCAGGACAAGTGAGAAGCTGGTGAAGGCCCCCCGGGAGGGCTGTGCTGCCGGCCCCGCAGGGCCCCGCTGTCTCCTGTGCTTGTGCGCGCTGGACGTCGACACTGATGGTCTGCACCTGGGGTGCTGGGTTGGGGAGGGAGTGGGTGTGGGTTCGGGAGCTCCAGGGTCCCTCTGCTTACAGACAGCGCCACAGCTTTTGGAGCCCAGACCTCGCGTCTCTCCCAGACACTGCTGTCCACCCCGCCAGCTGAGGCCGGGACAACCACAGGGCCTGGCTGCGTTGCAGGGGAGGGCCAGGCCTGCTGCAGGGTAGCCTGCAAGTGAGTCCTTGCTCCATCTGTGGCCAGCTGGGGTCTGGGGGACCATGGCCTAGGGCAGCACCAGGACCAGGCACACAGCTCAGCTTTGTCCACAGGAAGGGTGTCCAGGCCCAGGTCATGGGACAGCTGTGCTATGGCTGCCGGGTGAACATGAAGGACCTGGTGAGTAGGGCTGCCCTGCACCACTAGAGCCCTTGCTCCCAGGTGTCAGGTGGGCTGGGGCACAGCTCCTCACCTACACGGCTTCTATCGCAGCCTTCTCTGGACCCTCTGCCCCCCTACATCCTGGCCGAGGCCCAGCTCCGCAGCCAGAGGTACTGGTGCCCCCTCTGCTGGAAGACTCCTGGTGGGTGGGAGCCCTTCAGGGTGGGTTCCCACTGCACACTTCCCCAGGGATTGGGTCATGCCGGAGGTCCAGGAGTACCTGATTGAGGACAGTGACTCTGAGGCAGAAGATGCGCTCGCCCAGCCCCCGGGAGCAAGGCTGACCACACAGGAGCAGGGAGGCGAGAATGCAGGGACTGGCCTGTGACTGTCcatgtgtataaataaaaatgtttttaattagaaAACTCTACAGTACGCATTGGGAAGGGAGGGCCAGGCCCCCAGGCTCGGTGTGGCCAGTCCTGGGCCCACAGGGGCAACAGGTGGGGACATAGCATCCTTCTGACAGCAGCATCAGGGCTCAGGTGGGCCAGGGAGGACATGTCACAGCTCATGGCCCTGACTGGGGACAGCTGTGTCCCTGGCCCAAGGAGCACCACCAGCCCTAGTGGCCCTGCTGCCCGTGGGGCGGTGCCTTCATTCCCGGTGCCAGGAGGCAGGCTCCTACTCCTTCTCGCGCGTCCACTTGATCATGGTCTCTGGGGAGCGGTACAGGAAGATGAGCTTGGCGTAcagctcctcctccagctccagttCACGGGTCTCGCGCACCAGGAAGATGTCTTGGCACAGCTTGAGGATGCGGTCCACAAAGGGCAGCTCCTCGAACATGATGGAGTGGGAGGCCTCGCTGAAGAAGCCCCTCACGAACTTGCCGATGACGAGCACGATGGACACGTACAGCCCCACGATCCTGCAGGGCGACCAGTGAGGCTGGGCTGCTGCCAGAGCCCCCCACCAGCCTTGTGGGGTGTCCCCAGGCCCCTCACTCACCCGTAGCCGGCCAGGAAGCCGAGGCTGGGGGGGCTGACCTTGTCGCTGAAGATCACCATGGGCAGCAGGTTGCAGTCCATGTGGCAGTCCTGCAGCTCCACCACCCACCACTCCAGGAAGCCGGCAGCCCCCGTCCCCACCTGCTCCCTCCGCAGCTGGATGCGCACACCTAGGTAGTCGGCTTCCTCGTCTGGGTCAGAGCC from Marmota flaviventris isolate mMarFla1 chromosome 18, mMarFla1.hap1, whole genome shotgun sequence includes:
- the Ctu2 gene encoding cytoplasmic tRNA 2-thiolation protein 2 isoform X5 — translated: MLGKNRLIFPGEKVLLAWSGGPSSSSMVWQVLEGLSQDSAKRLRFVPGVVYVDEGAACGQSPEDRAKTLAEVKSVLQNIGFPWHTVALEEVFGLPPAVLQGSAQEPLGTEEAYKSAVDSFLQQQHVLGGEQTHQPHTQDSPGPCSLGRSPTATQTAALCRLFDSVRTLTAKEELLQTLRTHLILHVARVHGYSKVMTGDSCTRLAIKLMTNLALGRGAFLAWDTGFSDERHGDVVVVRPMRDHTLKEVAFYNRLFAVPSVFTPAIDTKAPEKASIHRLMEAFILRLQTQFPSTISTVYRTSEKLVKAPREGCAAGPAGPRCLLCLCALDVDTDDSATAFGAQTSRLSQTLLSTPPAEAGTTTGPGCVAGEGQACCRVACKKGVQAQVMGQLCYGCRVNMKDLPSLDPLPPYILAEAQLRSQRDWVMPEVQEYLIEDSDSEAEDALAQPPGARLTTQEQGGENAGTGL
- the Ctu2 gene encoding cytoplasmic tRNA 2-thiolation protein 2 isoform X3 codes for the protein MCQAGEHYAEPAPREPPPAPRPGRAQKCVKCREGLPVVVIRAGDAFCRDCFKALYVHKFRAMLGKNRLIFPGEKVLLAWSGGPSSSSMVWQVLEGLSQDSAKRLRFVPGVVYVDEGAACGQSPEDRAKTLAEVKSVLQNIGFPWHTVALEEVFGLPPAVLQGSAQEPLGTEEAYKSAVDSFLQQQHVLGGEQTHQPHTQDSPGPCSLGRSPTATQTAALCRLFDSVRTLTAKEELLQTLRTHLILHVARVHGYSKVMTGDSCTRLAIKLMTNLALGRGAFLAWDTGFSDERHGDVVVVRPMRDHTLKEVAFYNRLFAVPSVFTPAIDTKAPEKASIHRLMEAFILRLQTQFPSTISTVYRTSEKLVKAPREGCAAGPAGPRCLLCLCALDVDTDDSATAFGAQTSRLSQTLLSTPPAEAGTTTGPGCVAGEGQACCRVACKKGVQAQVMGQLCYGCRVNMKDLPSLDPLPPYILAEAQLRSQRDWVMPEVQEYLIEDSDSEAEDALAQPPGARLTTQEQGGENAGTGL
- the Ctu2 gene encoding cytoplasmic tRNA 2-thiolation protein 2 isoform X4, whose amino-acid sequence is MCQAGEHYAEPAPREPPPAPRPGDCFKALYVHKFRAMLGKNRLIFPGEKVLLAWSGGPSSSSMVWQVLEGLSQDSAKRLRFVPGVVYVDEGAACGQSPEDRAKTLAEVKSVLQNIGFPWHTVALEEVFGLPPAVLQGSAQEPLGTEEAYKSAVDSFLQQQHVLGGEQTHQPHTQDSPGPCSLGRSPTATQTAALCRLFDSVRTLTAKEELLQTLRTHLILHVARVHGYSKVMTGDSCTRLAIKLMTNLALGRGAFLAWDTGFSDERHGDVVVVRPMRDHTLKEVAFYNRLFAVPSVFTPAIDTKAPEKASIHRLMEAFILRLQTQFPSTISTVYRTSEKLVKAPREGCAAGPAGPRCLLCLCALDVDTDDSATAFGAQTSRLSQTLLSTPPAEAGTTTGPGCVAGEGQACCRVACKKGVQAQVMGQLCYGCRVNMKDLPSLDPLPPYILAEAQLRSQRDWVMPEVQEYLIEDSDSEAEDALAQPPGARLTTQEQGGENAGTGL